In Fusobacterium sp., the genomic stretch CTATAACTGCCATTAGATAGCTTCTCAATTAAAATAAGAACTGGTTTTTCTTTAATTTTTATCTCTTTTTGAACTGCTTCCACATGCTTTAATAAAGTTTTGTAGTTAAGTTTTCTTGCTTTCATTTAACCACCTTTCTATATCTTCCAATTTCTTAGTGATCTTCTCCTGGTCATACATACATTGTCCAAGCTCAATTATTTTACTACTGGCACTTACTCTACTGCTTTGAGGTGCTTCTTTATCTTGTGCTATTGATCTAAGAACTTCAATTGCTTCTAAACTGTATGCTTGAGCCTTTTTCATAGTTTCTTTAAACATTTTTTCTTTTTGTTCAATTACCAGTTGTTGAAATGCTTCATCTTTTTTTAGTCTATAGAGTGTTGCTTCACTAATGTTATTTTTTTTACAAACTTCTAAATTGGTAGTACATAAAAGTAGGTCAAGTGCTATTTGTTCCCTGTTATACTTAGCTGTCATTATATAATCACTCTCCTATTTTTCTGAAATACTATCATTTCTTTTCAATTTCTTTTATTCTGCTGTTTTTTCTACAAATTGGTTTTCTGTTTTTTCAAGAGTACTTAAATATATTGAAGTTCTTAGTCCTCCATTTGCATCATTAATAGATTTACTAAAATATTCATTTTCAAATTCTTTTATTTTTTTTAAAAACTCTCTTTTAACTGTATATGTTTTAAAATCTTTGAAAGTTTCATTATATTTTTCTAAAATATCTCCACCATCTGTCTTTACCCTTCTATATAATAGTTCCATAAGCAGCATATTGCTTTTAAATGGCTTTGCTAACTCATTAAGCTCACTATCTTCTAGGGAAATACTTCCTAAAAGGTTTATGACACTATTGAGAGCCCCTGTGTGTTCAACACTAGGAATGATTTCTACTTTTCCTTGCTGCTCATTTATATAATCCTGAATAAGCTGCTTTCTTTTCCCTTCAAATTTTTCAACTATAGTAGAATATTCTTTATTAGTTTTTAATGTAAGGTCTGCTATATATTCTCCTGAATATTTTCCACTGCTTCTTTTTTGCTGTATTTCTGTAAGCATAGCTATTCTTGTGTTTTCCATTTCTTTTATTAGTTCTTTTAATTTATTTGTTAAGCTCATTTTATTCCCTCCATATTTTTTACTTTATTTTTTAATACTGTTGCCACTTGTGTTGAATACTTTTAATCATGATGTATCAAATATCATAGTCATTCTCCTTTATTATAGATTTCTTTCTGAAATAACTTTTACAACTCTACCTTCTATTTTTACATTTTCAAATTCTTCTTTCTTGTGATCCTCTATCATTTTAATAAAAGCTTTACCATTATAAGTGAATGCATAAATTTCCCCTTCTTGAATTTCTGTATATGTAGAGTCTACTAGGACAACCTCCCCATCTAATATATGTGGCTTCATACTGTCCCCTACTACTTTCAAAAGCAAGTGATTAAATGAGGTCATAAGTTTTCACCTGCCATGGCTTCCAGTACAGTGATATATCCTTTTCTGATTAGCTGGTCCAGGTATTCAAAACAATTTATTTTCTGTTCTCTTAAATCTTTATATTTCATATTTTCACTTCTCCTTTATTGACATTTAGGAGTTTTTCAGCTATAATAAAATAAATTGTGTGGAATTTTTATTTTGGAGCCGTGATATTGGTAGTATCACGGTTTTTTATTTTATTTAGCATAAAATACCTCCAGTTGATATATTAACAATCACTCTTACAAAAGTGTATTTTAGACTTCATATAGTCTTCTACTGATACAGCCCTTTCTATAAATACATCTTTTAATACTGCTCCCCTAACAGTTCCAGCCCCACAGATATATTTAAGTTTTTTCTCTATCGGAATACTTTTACTTACAACCTCATCAATAAGATCTGTTTCACTTTTTTCAACTTTTGCACCAGATATATTTCTATAGTGTAAGTATGCCTCTTTTAAGTATTTCTTTATTTTCTTTTTATTTTTTACAGTTTTTAATTTCTTTAAGGTCATTTCTAGGTATGGCATGTCTTTAGGCTCTGGTGTAATTAATTGGTCATCATGGTCAGTCAATACAATCATTATTTTTCACTCCTTTCTAAATATTATTCAGTTTGTATTAATTTCTGAAATTCTTTTTCATCTAGCTCATATATTAATTTTTCATCTAAATATATCTTTTTAATCATTATAAGTTCATCACCTGATTTATAATACCCCCAAGTGTGTTCAATATTTTTAAATGTATAAAGGTCTTCTCTATCAATAGTAATGCAATTTTCTCTTATTTCAACATGACTTATTTTTGAGTAAGATGTTATTGTATCAAATATTAAAAGTCCCACATCTCTTTCTATGTAATGCAAAACTAATAATTCTAATTTTAATGAAAATTTTTCATTCATACTTTTTCTCCTTTTTATTTCGTCAACTACAAAAAACAAAGTGCTATATAATATTATGTATTAGGTGCTGTAGACAGTATTAGGTTGTGTATTATTCCCCCTAATATGCCCTAATCTACCTATTTTATATTTATATATAAAAGTTTGTAGTATAAGTAGTTATATATAGTAAAGCCTCTTATTTTAGGACTTAGAGTTGACTACATTGAATGTAGTCATCACGTAGTCATTGTAGTCATTTTTTGACTACAAACTTTTTTCTAATTTTGAAGTTTGTAGTTAATTTATTTTAATTTTGTAAATATTCTTTGTTGCCCATAAGGTTCCTGTTTTCTAGGTGTTTTTACTCTTTCCCAGTTTTTTAAACTGGATAAGAAGTTATTTATTTCTATGGAGTTTTTTCTATTTAAAAGTTTGGGATCACCACCTAAACATTCAACCCATATTTCAACAGCACAAACTTTTGTTCTTTCTACCAGTGTTGTACTATCAATCCCTGTAATTCTCTCAGGATTTGAATATCCCTCAATATAAGCCTTTCTAAAGCTTATATCTTTTTTATCCCAATCTATTGGAATAGGTATTTCTAAATAGTCTAAAATCATCCCTTCAAGATGGTTGGCTTCTTTATGGTCTTCCTGTTCTCTCTGAGCTATCTCAAGAGCTTCACCAGTTAAATATAATTCCTCCCCTAACTGCCAGTAACAAAATGCCTCAGCCCATATTTGATCTACTTCTTCAGGAAGTTCTTTGAATATGTTTTTAACTGGTTGGTAAATCATTAAATCAATAGGTAGAAATCTTCTATTTCCTGTACTATCTCTTAAAAACTCACTGCTATTAGTAGTACCAAAGAATATGCATCTTCTAGGAAACTTCTCAGTTCTTCGTTCATATGCTCCCCTGAATATATCTTCTACTTTACTTAAAAAGAGTTTTACTGCATTCAACTCACTCCTATTCATAGAGGCGAGTTCTCCAACCTCAATTATCCATACACCTTGAATACTTTCATATGCTTCTTTACCTTCAAATGTTTGCAAACTATCAGAAAACCAGTTTACACCAAGCATTCTTAAAAAAGTACTCTTTCCAATTCCTTGTGGTCCTGAAAGTATAGGCATATAATCCCATTTGATATATAATCCCATTGCCCTAGCAACAGCAGCCACTAAAGACTTTCTCATTGTTGCTCTTGTATATGGATTGTCCTCTGCTCCCAGGTAATCGTGGAATAATGTATCTACTCTTTCAATCCCATCCCACTGTAGACTTTCTAAATATTTTTTAATTTTATTTACTTTATATTTATGTGAATAAGTTATGAAGCCATCATCAACTTTCTTGTCTCCAACAATACCATATCTAGATTCAAGATATGTTCTAAATCCTGCATCATCAACATTATCCCATATTCTTTCTTTAGTAATCTTATTCCAAGGGAGAGCATCTAATACCAAAGTTCTATGCGAAAACTCATCATATACCATTCTTCCTTTTAACTGTTCATCATTTTCTAGAATAGTAATTATATTTTCTCTAGTACTTTTAATATTTCCATTACTATCTGTTTTTAAAAGTGTAACCCAATCTATATTCTCATCTTTAAAATCCTCTGCAGCGCTTACTTTTTCTTTTAACATTAAAGTTTTTACTTTTTCATCTTCCAACATAAGTTTGCTCATAGCTTTAAAACTGGGAAGCCTATTAACAGGTGTTCCTTCTTTGGCTTCATCATCTAAATCCTTAAACTTGTGAAGTCTTACAAGGTCAAAAGCATTACAAAGTTTCATACTAGCTGGATCAGTTGCATGATGACTGTATAGGAATAACCCATCTTCATATAAAATGGCTCCACCAAATGTGCTTCCTCCAGTAAAGGTTAATCTATCACTATCCTCATGTATCTCATATGCATCAGGAATATATTTTTCTATAGCTTCAATGATTGTATAGCTCTTACAAAATGCACCTATTATCCCAGTTTTATCCAGTGGATTTTCTTGTTTTTTTCTTAAACTGGCAATTGTTTTTTCACTTCCTGGAACTTGTGGCCACTCTGCTACATCCTGCCAGTCTTTATACATTCCAAGTATTCCATCTACATTTAAAAAAGCTTTATCCTCATATGCATACACATAACTACTATCGCTGCTACAGCTTGGCCAATACATGAGCCTAGTCACTTGAAAGGTAGTAGGGTCGCATAATGCAATCCCTATCATACTTGCCAGTTTTCTTGCTGCTGGCTCATATTCATCAGGAGTTAATGTTCTATTCCCTGGAATAAGTATTCTTAATCTAGGTTTGTAATCACTATGCTTTCTAGTAGAATACACAGCATAAGCACACCCTAACCCGCCAATCTTCTTTAATACTTCTTGTGTCTGTCCTGCTTCAATATTATCTAGGTCTAGTGCTATTATGTCTCTTCCTGATGCTCCTTTTTTTCTATTATTATCTATAAGTTCTCCACCAACAAATCCCCCTACATCTTTTAAATTATCCTGCTTGCTCTTTGGGTATTTTAAATATTCCTCCAAAGTTTCAGGAGATCTTACTGGTGTTTTTAACTTTTCTATCAGCTCAGACCAGTATATTTTCTGCTTGGTCCATATAACAGCAAACCTGTTACCAGCTGAACTGATGGTTATTTCTCTATCAAATTTCAACTTGGCCACCTCCTTAACTTTCGTATTTAACTGTTTGCAGTTGTCAGTTACAACCTCGCTTGTACTTTCCTAACACATTGGGAATTTAATCCTCTTGCTCAATAAGTTCAGTTACATCTACTTCTAGAGCTTTGGCTATTTTGCCTACAGAAGATAATAAAATGTCATTACCTTTAATAGCATTTTTGATAGTTGTTTCACTTAATCCACTAATTTCTGTTAATTGTGGTCTATCTAGGCACTTTCTAGCCATACATATCTGCATTTTTC encodes the following:
- a CDS encoding S24 family peptidase, translating into MTSFNHLLLKVVGDSMKPHILDGEVVLVDSTYTEIQEGEIYAFTYNGKAFIKMIEDHKKEEFENVKIEGRVVKVISERNL
- a CDS encoding virulence-associated E family protein, with translation MKFDREITISSAGNRFAVIWTKQKIYWSELIEKLKTPVRSPETLEEYLKYPKSKQDNLKDVGGFVGGELIDNNRKKGASGRDIIALDLDNIEAGQTQEVLKKIGGLGCAYAVYSTRKHSDYKPRLRILIPGNRTLTPDEYEPAARKLASMIGIALCDPTTFQVTRLMYWPSCSSDSSYVYAYEDKAFLNVDGILGMYKDWQDVAEWPQVPGSEKTIASLRKKQENPLDKTGIIGAFCKSYTIIEAIEKYIPDAYEIHEDSDRLTFTGGSTFGGAILYEDGLFLYSHHATDPASMKLCNAFDLVRLHKFKDLDDEAKEGTPVNRLPSFKAMSKLMLEDEKVKTLMLKEKVSAAEDFKDENIDWVTLLKTDSNGNIKSTRENIITILENDEQLKGRMVYDEFSHRTLVLDALPWNKITKERIWDNVDDAGFRTYLESRYGIVGDKKVDDGFITYSHKYKVNKIKKYLESLQWDGIERVDTLFHDYLGAEDNPYTRATMRKSLVAAVARAMGLYIKWDYMPILSGPQGIGKSTFLRMLGVNWFSDSLQTFEGKEAYESIQGVWIIEVGELASMNRSELNAVKLFLSKVEDIFRGAYERRTEKFPRRCIFFGTTNSSEFLRDSTGNRRFLPIDLMIYQPVKNIFKELPEEVDQIWAEAFCYWQLGEELYLTGEALEIAQREQEDHKEANHLEGMILDYLEIPIPIDWDKKDISFRKAYIEGYSNPERITGIDSTTLVERTKVCAVEIWVECLGGDPKLLNRKNSIEINNFLSSLKNWERVKTPRKQEPYGQQRIFTKLK
- a CDS encoding helix-turn-helix domain-containing protein, with protein sequence MKLNGRKMQICMARKCLDRPQLTEISGLSETTIKNAIKGNDILLSSVGKIAKALEVDVTELIEQED